CTAGGCGATCAACAAATACGATACCGTCGAGATGATCGTACTCGTGTTGAAAAATCCGAGCAATAAAATCGGTTAATTCTTGCTTTTGTAAATTGCCTTGACAGTCAGTGTATTCCACTTCAATAGATTTATAGCGAGGAACTAACCCTCTAATTCCGGGAACACTTAAACAACCTTCCCAATCTTTGACAACTTCAGTTGAGTGAGCAATGATTTTGGGATTAATCATAGCAGTAGGTTCCATTTCCGGCGCGTTGGGATACCTGGCATTAGGACGGGAAGCCACAATAAATAAACGATAAGATTGTGCTACTTGAGGCGCAGCAATTCCCACGCCGTTAGCCTTGGCAACAGTGGCAATTAAGTCTTCAATTAATTTCTGGATATGCTTATCTTGAATATTTTCAACCCAAACAGCTTTTTGACGCAATGTTGGATTGCCTAATTGAATGATTGGTGCTAATTCAGTCATGATAAAACTATTTTGGGGAATAGGGAATGGGGAATTGGGCATTGACTAATGACCAATGACCAATGACTAATGACAAACTTTATCCTTCTCGTCTTGCGGGTAAAGCAGCAGGTTGAACTGCTATTTGGACAATTTGTCCATTGCGTTCCACCTGTATTGGTAACTTAGTACCGATTTTGCTATTTTCTACCAGCTTTTGTACTTCTTCAATTTTAGTAACAGGCTGGCTGTTAATGCTTTTAATCACATCACCGACTCGTAGTCCAGCCACAGCTGCTGGCGATCGCGGCACAATCTCAACCAGCAAAACACCCTCATCTGCTGTAAGCTTTAAGCGATCGCCTGCACTATCTCTTATTTTTTCTTTAATTTCTGGTGTCAGTGTCACCATCTGAACACCCAAATAAGGATGATCGACTTTGCCTGTAGCAATTAATTCCTGGGCAATTTTTTGTGCAGTGTTAATGGGGATAGCAAATCCCAAGCCTTGAGCGCCTCGGATAATAGCTGTGTTCATTGCTATTACCTGTCCACGAGCATTAAGCAATGGCCCACCAGAATTACCAGGGTTAATCGCAGCATCGGTTTGGATGTAATCAAC
The Nostoc punctiforme PCC 73102 genome window above contains:
- the def gene encoding peptide deformylase, with the protein product MTELAPIIQLGNPTLRQKAVWVENIQDKHIQKLIEDLIATVAKANGVGIAAPQVAQSYRLFIVASRPNARYPNAPEMEPTAMINPKIIAHSTEVVKDWEGCLSVPGIRGLVPRYKSIEVEYTDCQGNLQKQELTDFIARIFQHEYDHLDGIVFVDRLESTLDMITEQEYQERVVNK